A region of Ignatzschineria larvae DSM 13226 DNA encodes the following proteins:
- a CDS encoding MFS transporter: MMHKKTTISPAQENQTSVDTGNLHKLSKGDWTLSSKLAGLFAIRMLGIFIILPIYSLYTKELQGSTPFLAGLFISSYALTQIILQPLFGSLSDYFGRKVTIVLGMGLFVIGSLMIAFTDSIHFAIWGRVVQGAGAISAVVLAFTSDVVREEIRGKAMAIIGMSIGITFGLAIFISPLIYGFLGGMGIFSLCALLGIIAIYVTIWQLPKSEQHKVNRKEKRPLLHSMKEAWSDRDINRLYFGGFMLHLILTLGFTVFPWLLLDKAGFEPQDSWKIYLPGFVIAMLLVFPAIGVAERFRKFRGFFLTAIATLVISLIALAFVEDYWYLLIFMTLFFWGFNLMEAMQPSLMSRLAPEHNRGMVMGFFSSSQFLGASIGGMVASLILGYFTKLPALLVGAGLLMLWFAIAFPMKNPQKRATTTADSAGDSDDTDSDSTGSDSTDSNSRASNNVDVNEIAAHQADKTDNTQEEIATNVQEQGNVESEASTLESSEDQSSEDQSPKDEPSEPVTPDKTSEPTPPVKRKGPGDGLKRQYL; this comes from the coding sequence ATGATGCATAAGAAAACAACCATATCGCCGGCTCAAGAGAATCAAACATCAGTAGATACCGGGAATCTTCATAAACTATCAAAAGGGGATTGGACGCTAAGTTCAAAATTGGCTGGGCTCTTTGCCATCCGTATGCTTGGGATCTTTATTATTCTACCGATCTATTCACTCTATACTAAGGAACTACAAGGCTCTACGCCATTTCTGGCTGGACTCTTTATTAGTAGCTATGCACTCACACAGATCATTTTACAACCGCTCTTTGGTTCATTGTCCGATTATTTCGGCCGAAAAGTGACGATTGTACTTGGTATGGGGCTTTTTGTAATCGGAAGCTTGATGATTGCTTTTACCGACTCGATTCATTTTGCAATCTGGGGGCGCGTAGTACAGGGGGCCGGCGCAATCTCGGCGGTAGTACTAGCCTTTACCAGTGATGTGGTGCGTGAAGAGATTCGCGGTAAAGCAATGGCCATTATCGGGATGAGTATCGGGATTACCTTTGGGCTTGCGATCTTTATTTCACCGCTTATCTATGGTTTTCTCGGCGGGATGGGTATCTTCTCACTCTGTGCGCTATTAGGGATTATTGCGATCTATGTGACCATTTGGCAATTGCCGAAGAGTGAGCAGCATAAGGTTAATCGCAAAGAAAAACGCCCTTTACTACACTCTATGAAAGAAGCTTGGTCGGATCGGGATATTAATCGTCTCTATTTTGGCGGTTTTATGCTTCATCTGATTTTAACCTTAGGTTTTACCGTATTTCCTTGGCTTTTACTAGATAAAGCTGGATTTGAGCCACAGGATTCTTGGAAGATCTATCTTCCCGGATTTGTGATAGCAATGTTATTAGTCTTTCCTGCGATTGGAGTGGCTGAGCGTTTTCGGAAATTTAGAGGTTTCTTTTTAACGGCGATTGCAACATTGGTGATCTCTCTTATTGCTTTGGCTTTTGTTGAAGATTATTGGTATTTACTCATCTTTATGACCCTCTTCTTCTGGGGCTTTAACCTGATGGAAGCGATGCAACCCTCTTTGATGAGTCGTTTAGCACCGGAACATAATCGTGGGATGGTGATGGGTTTCTTCTCTTCGAGTCAATTTCTTGGTGCCTCTATCGGTGGTATGGTGGCGAGTTTAATTCTCGGTTACTTCACCAAGTTACCGGCGTTATTAGTGGGTGCAGGATTGCTCATGCTCTGGTTTGCCATTGCTTTTCCGATGAAAAACCCTCAAAAACGGGCAACTACAACGGCTGATAGTGCCGGAGATTCAGATGATACAGATTCAGATAGTACGGGCTCAGATAGTACGGATTCAAATAGTAGAGCTTCTAATAATGTAGATGTTAATGAGATAGCGGCTCATCAAGCGGATAAAACGGATAATACTCAAGAAGAGATTGCAACTAATGTTCAAGAGCAGGGGAATGTAGAAAGCGAGGCATCGACTTTGGAATCTTCCGAGGATCAATCTTCCGAGGATCAATCTCCCAAAGATGAACCCTCAGAGCCGGTAACTCCAGATAAAACATCTGAACCTACACCGCCGGTTAAACGCAAAGGTCCCGGCGATGGTTTGAAGCGACAATATCTTTAG